A stretch of Mesoplodon densirostris isolate mMesDen1 chromosome 7, mMesDen1 primary haplotype, whole genome shotgun sequence DNA encodes these proteins:
- the YPEL4 gene encoding protein yippee-like 4 — translation MPSCDPGPAPACLPTKTFRSYLPRCHRTYSCVHCRAHLAKHDELISKSFQGSHGRAYLFNSVVNVGCGPAEQRLLLTGLHSVADIFCESCKTTLGWKYEQAFETSQKYKEGKYIIEMSHMVKDNGWD, via the exons ATGCCCAGCTGCGACCCTGGCCCggcccctgcctgcctccccaccAAGACTTTCCGCAGCTACCTGCCCCGCTGCCACCGCACCTACAGCTGCGTCCACTGCCGTGCACACCTGGCCAAACACGATGAGCTCATTTCCAAG TCCTTCCAAGGGAGCCACGGCCGAGCCTACCTGTTTAACTCCGT GGTCAACGTGGGCTGCGGGCCAGCTGAGCAGCGCCTCCTGCTCACGGGGCTCCACTCGGTAGCTGATATCTTCTGTGAGAGCTGCAAAACCACCCTCGGCTGGAAATAC gaacaAGCTTTTGAGACAAGCCAGAAGTACAAGGAAGGGAAATACATCATTGAAATGTCACACATGGTGAAGGACAACGGCTGGGACTGA